In Biomphalaria glabrata chromosome 11, xgBioGlab47.1, whole genome shotgun sequence, the following proteins share a genomic window:
- the LOC106062572 gene encoding ficolin-2-like, whose amino-acid sequence MKCYIDDQYQPEAPRNRTSGFHPDSCNNVVDNIYSKAIVVLSSGLEVMCDTETEGGGWLVIQRRFNGELNFYRGWQDYKKGFGDYVNGEFYLGNENIHHITTNGTYELRIDFDYNNSKYYAKYSRFYLYGENDGYKLHVSGYTGNAGDSFSYHNNMKFTTYDKDFDEYGPNNCAVMYKGGWWYKACHEVNFNGIWNSKEYGLGVNWKATTGFYNSATRTEIKIRKNK is encoded by the coding sequence ATGAAATGTTATATTGATGATCAATATCAACCTGAAGCTCCACGGAACAGAACTTCTGGTTTCCATCCTGATTCCTGTAACAATGTTGTGGACAACATTTACTCCAAAGCTATTGTAGTGTTATCAAGTGGACTAGAAGTGATGTGTGATACTGAAACTGAAGGAGGTGGCTGGCTGGTCATACAGAGAAGATTTAACGGAGAACTCAACTTCTACCGAGGCTGGCAAGACTATAAAAAAGGTTTTGGAGATTATGTCAATGGAGAATTTTATCTTGGTAATGAAAATATTCATCACATAACAACAAATGGAACTTACGAACTGAGAATTGATTTTgactataataatagtaaatattACGCGAAATATTCACGCTTTTATTTGTACGGTGAGAACGATGGTTATAAATTACATGTTAGTGGCTATACAGGAAATGCTGGAGACAGTTTTTCTTATCATAATAATATGAAATTCACAACATACGACAAAGACTTTGATGAATATGGACCAAACAACTGCGCTGTTATGTATAAGGGTGGGTGGTGGTACAAAGCTTGTCATGAGGTCAACTTTAACGGTATTTGGAATAGTAAGGAATACGGTCTAGGAGTTAATTGGAAAGCAACCACAGGCTTTTATAATTCTGCTACtagaacagaaataaaaatacgaaaaaataagtaa